From the Gallaecimonas kandeliae genome, one window contains:
- the sbcD gene encoding exonuclease subunit SbcD, translating to MRILHSSDWHLGQHFMGKTRQAEHQALIDWLLAEAQAQQVDAVLLAGDIFDTGTPPSYARELYNRLVLALKGAGVQLVVLAGNHDSVAMLEESKALLGALDTLVVASPGDDQLLVLKDGQGQPGAILCAIPFLRARDLLQSEAGQSQEDKQRGLQQAIQDHYQHLYQRALARRAELGLELPIVMTGHLTTVGASASESVREIYVGSLEAYPSNGFPPADYIALGHIHRPQKVGGQDHVRYSGSPIPLSFDEARQQKEVLLVELAPGQCQVSSLPVPSFQALASVRGRLEELRAQVAALCEGIDSLWLEVQLEGEEHLADLQARVAEQLEGLPVELLRLRRVRSNQGAALGREAGETLDELDPLDVFARRLACEELEPALADSLTGLYRQTLASLEEGQ from the coding sequence ATGCGCATCCTCCACAGCTCCGACTGGCACCTGGGCCAGCACTTCATGGGCAAGACCCGCCAGGCCGAACACCAGGCCCTGATCGACTGGCTGCTGGCCGAGGCCCAGGCCCAGCAGGTGGACGCCGTGCTGCTGGCCGGCGACATCTTCGATACCGGCACCCCGCCCAGCTACGCCAGGGAGCTTTACAACCGTCTGGTGCTGGCCCTGAAGGGCGCCGGCGTTCAGCTGGTGGTGTTGGCCGGCAACCACGATTCTGTGGCCATGCTGGAGGAGTCCAAAGCGCTGCTGGGGGCCCTGGACACCCTGGTGGTGGCAAGCCCGGGGGACGACCAGCTGCTGGTGCTCAAAGACGGCCAGGGCCAGCCGGGGGCCATCCTCTGCGCCATTCCCTTCCTGCGGGCCCGGGACTTGCTGCAAAGCGAGGCCGGCCAGAGCCAGGAAGACAAGCAGCGCGGCCTGCAGCAGGCCATCCAGGACCATTACCAGCATCTCTACCAGCGGGCCCTGGCCCGCCGGGCCGAGCTGGGTTTGGAGTTGCCCATCGTCATGACCGGCCACCTCACCACTGTCGGGGCCAGCGCCTCCGAGTCGGTGCGCGAGATCTACGTGGGCAGCCTGGAGGCCTATCCCAGCAACGGCTTCCCGCCGGCGGACTACATCGCCCTCGGCCATATCCACAGGCCCCAGAAGGTCGGCGGCCAGGACCATGTCCGCTACAGCGGCTCCCCCATCCCCCTGAGCTTCGACGAGGCCCGCCAGCAAAAAGAAGTGCTGCTGGTGGAGCTGGCCCCCGGCCAGTGCCAGGTGAGCTCCCTGCCCGTGCCGAGCTTCCAGGCCCTGGCCAGCGTGCGGGGCCGCCTGGAGGAGCTGCGGGCCCAGGTGGCGGCCCTCTGCGAAGGTATCGACAGCCTCTGGCTGGAAGTGCAGCTGGAAGGGGAAGAGCACCTCGCCGATCTGCAGGCCAGGGTGGCCGAGCAGCTGGAAGGGCTGCCGGTGGAACTGCTGCGGCTGCGCCGGGTGCGCAGCAACCAGGGTGCCGCCCTGGGCCGGGAGGCCGGCGAAACCCTGGACGAGCTGGACCCCCTGGAC
- a CDS encoding heavy-metal-associated domain-containing protein, which yields MYHFQVRNILGDHCVSRIQQAVLTRDAEALLRVDRDHNQITIISDQSRQAFSQVLEDSGYPALN from the coding sequence TTGTACCACTTCCAAGTACGCAACATCCTTGGCGATCATTGCGTCTCACGGATCCAGCAGGCGGTATTGACCCGCGACGCCGAAGCTTTGCTGCGCGTCGACCGCGATCACAACCAGATCACCATCATCAGTGACCAGAGTCGCCAGGCCTTCAGCCAGGTGCTCGAAGACAGCGGTTACCCCGCACTCAACTGA